In a single window of the Phaeobacter sp. G2 genome:
- a CDS encoding ABC transporter ATP-binding protein has translation MSILSLQSVTKSFGALTVTDDASFDVPQGQALGIIGPNGAGKSTLFNLITGTIRANQGSIHFEGRDVTKVSAMERCLTGIGRSFQIPQPFEKLTVYENLLVAATHGRNMSEAAVRDDCAEVLERTELIAQANTPAGQLSLLERKRLELSRAMATQPKLLLLDEIAGGLTEGECQALIRTIKDIHAQGVTIIWIEHVLHALTSVVERLLVLDFGKVIGLGDPDEIMASREVQEIYLGIEV, from the coding sequence ATGTCGATCCTATCGCTCCAATCAGTTACCAAAAGTTTCGGCGCCTTGACGGTGACGGATGATGCCAGCTTTGATGTTCCGCAGGGGCAGGCGCTGGGCATCATCGGGCCAAATGGGGCGGGTAAATCGACCCTGTTCAACCTGATCACCGGTACTATTCGTGCCAACCAGGGCAGCATTCATTTTGAAGGGCGCGACGTAACCAAAGTGTCGGCGATGGAGCGCTGCCTGACAGGGATCGGGCGATCCTTTCAAATCCCGCAGCCCTTTGAAAAGCTGACAGTCTACGAGAACCTCCTGGTTGCCGCGACCCATGGGCGCAACATGTCCGAAGCTGCGGTGCGTGACGATTGCGCCGAGGTTCTGGAGCGAACGGAACTGATCGCCCAAGCGAACACGCCTGCGGGGCAGCTGTCGCTGTTGGAACGCAAACGGCTGGAACTGTCCCGTGCCATGGCGACGCAGCCCAAACTGTTGTTGCTGGATGAAATCGCAGGCGGCTTGACCGAAGGCGAATGTCAGGCGCTGATCCGCACCATCAAGGACATCCATGCGCAAGGCGTCACGATCATCTGGATTGAACATGTGCTGCACGCGCTGACCTCGGTGGTGGAGCGCCTGCTGGTGCTGGATTTCGGCAAAGTTATCGGGCTCGGTGATCCGGATGAGATCATGGCAAGCCGGGAAGTCCAAGAAATTTATCTGGGGATCGAAGTCTAA
- a CDS encoding ABC transporter substrate-binding protein encodes MLSRRKLLQSSAATGLTLAAGGLAAPALGQGAKIRLGYVSPQSGPLAAFSDADGFIIDGFLNSEAGANFEVIVKDSQSNPNRAAEVAKELIIDDEIDMMLVASTPETTNPVATTCESEEIPVISTVAPWQPYFIGQQGNPGDPNSWRPFDFSFHFFWGLEDVISTFTAMWNQLDTNKSVGAIFPNDGDGNAWGDPNAGFPPVLDAQGFSLTDTGRYQNLTDDFSAQINAFKAANCEIVTGVPIPPDFTTFWTQAKQQGFNPKAASIGKAILFPQAVEALGEHGHNLSSEVWWSPSHPFASSLTGQSAGDLAARYTGTTGKSWTQPIGFAHALFEMAANVMGRVEDSRDPDEVTSAIAATQLDSMVGRIAFDGAGLPPFAAQNVAKTPLVGGQWRLKDSGGYELVIVENSKHPNIPTGGAMEEIS; translated from the coding sequence ATGTTATCACGCCGTAAGCTACTTCAATCATCCGCCGCAACCGGCCTGACGCTGGCTGCCGGGGGGCTTGCTGCCCCGGCGCTGGGGCAGGGCGCAAAAATCCGGCTTGGCTATGTCAGCCCTCAGTCCGGTCCCTTGGCTGCCTTTTCGGATGCCGACGGTTTCATCATCGACGGCTTCCTGAATTCCGAGGCTGGCGCAAACTTCGAGGTGATCGTCAAGGATAGCCAGTCCAACCCAAACCGTGCCGCCGAAGTCGCCAAAGAGCTGATTATTGATGACGAAATCGATATGATGCTTGTGGCTTCGACACCGGAAACCACCAATCCCGTTGCCACAACCTGCGAGTCCGAAGAGATCCCGGTGATTTCTACCGTGGCGCCCTGGCAGCCCTATTTCATCGGCCAGCAGGGCAACCCTGGTGATCCGAACAGCTGGCGGCCGTTTGACTTCAGCTTCCACTTTTTCTGGGGGCTAGAGGATGTCATTTCCACCTTTACCGCCATGTGGAACCAGCTTGATACCAACAAATCAGTCGGGGCCATTTTCCCCAATGATGGGGACGGCAATGCATGGGGGGACCCAAATGCGGGCTTCCCGCCCGTACTGGACGCCCAAGGGTTCAGCCTGACAGATACGGGGCGGTATCAGAACCTCACAGATGATTTCAGCGCGCAAATCAATGCTTTCAAAGCAGCCAATTGCGAGATCGTCACAGGCGTCCCCATTCCGCCAGACTTCACGACCTTCTGGACGCAGGCGAAACAGCAAGGGTTCAACCCAAAGGCTGCCAGTATTGGCAAAGCAATCCTGTTCCCGCAAGCCGTCGAAGCACTGGGCGAACATGGTCACAACCTGAGTTCCGAAGTCTGGTGGTCCCCGTCGCATCCCTTTGCGTCATCGCTCACGGGGCAATCCGCAGGCGACCTTGCAGCGCGCTATACGGGAACGACAGGTAAGTCCTGGACCCAGCCGATTGGCTTTGCCCATGCCTTGTTCGAGATGGCAGCAAACGTCATGGGACGCGTAGAAGACAGCCGCGACCCTGACGAAGTCACCTCTGCCATTGCTGCAACGCAACTGGATTCAATGGTTGGGCGCATCGCCTTTGATGGTGCAGGCCTGCCGCCCTTTGCGGCGCAGAACGTGGCCAAGACACCGCTCGTCGGTGGCCAGTGGCGCCTCAAGGATAGCGGCGGTTACGAGCTGGTGATTGTGGAAAATTCCAAACATCCAAACATCCCGACAGGCGGAGCAATGGAAGAAATTTCCTAA
- a CDS encoding maleylacetate reductase produces the protein MSGEDIVPQPIQNSDTAVRVVFGAAKRMSIAAEVQRIGASKVLVLATPQQSDAALEIAELLGPLAVGVFCKAEMHTPVHVTEAAMAQVAETQTDCLIAIGGGSTTGLGKAIAFRTGLPQIVIPTTYAGSECTPILGQTEKGVKTTLSDPSVLPEVILYDSELVRTLPVPMTVTSALNAMAHAAEALYATNRTGETTAMAIQGLEAFIDGLPRVLREPSDLVAREATLRGAWACGTVLGRVDMALHHKLCHTLGGAFNLPHAETHAIVLPHAIAYNARAAGRELQPICDLLGGENAGTALHAFAQKMNAPTALRDLGLQQRDLDHAADLATTKPYPNPQPVTRDDIRALLQAAWAGDAPIQ, from the coding sequence ATGAGCGGAGAAGACATCGTGCCACAGCCAATTCAGAATTCGGACACAGCTGTTCGCGTTGTCTTTGGGGCGGCAAAGCGCATGTCCATCGCCGCCGAAGTCCAGCGGATCGGCGCATCCAAGGTGCTGGTTCTGGCCACGCCGCAACAGAGCGACGCGGCGTTGGAGATTGCCGAATTGCTTGGGCCTTTGGCGGTTGGGGTCTTTTGCAAAGCAGAAATGCATACCCCTGTTCATGTCACAGAGGCCGCGATGGCCCAGGTTGCTGAAACGCAAACAGATTGCCTGATTGCCATCGGTGGCGGATCAACCACCGGGCTAGGCAAAGCGATTGCTTTTAGAACCGGCCTGCCACAGATCGTGATCCCAACGACCTATGCAGGCAGTGAATGCACGCCAATCCTCGGCCAAACGGAAAAGGGTGTCAAAACCACCCTGAGCGACCCAAGCGTTTTGCCAGAGGTCATCCTGTACGATTCTGAGTTGGTGAGGACGCTTCCTGTGCCAATGACGGTCACATCGGCGCTGAATGCGATGGCCCATGCGGCAGAGGCGCTGTATGCGACCAATCGCACAGGCGAAACAACCGCAATGGCGATCCAGGGGCTTGAAGCCTTCATTGATGGCCTGCCCAGGGTGCTCAGGGAGCCGTCTGACCTAGTGGCGCGCGAAGCAACTCTGCGCGGCGCATGGGCCTGTGGGACCGTTTTGGGGCGGGTCGACATGGCCCTGCATCACAAACTTTGTCACACGCTGGGCGGCGCATTCAATCTGCCCCATGCAGAAACTCATGCGATCGTTCTGCCCCATGCCATTGCCTACAATGCCCGCGCCGCCGGGCGCGAATTACAGCCAATTTGTGATCTTCTGGGCGGCGAAAACGCTGGAACAGCGCTGCACGCTTTTGCTCAAAAGATGAACGCACCAACCGCTTTACGCGACTTGGGCCTGCAACAGCGCGATCTTGATCACGCCGCAGATCTGGCAACCACAAAACCCTATCCAAACCCACAGCCCGTGACCCGCGATGACATTCGCGCGCTGTTGCAGGCTGCCTGGGCCGGAGACGCACCAATTCAATAA
- a CDS encoding LysR family transcriptional regulator codes for MKIDPNHLHMLSAIIDAGGLSEGAAALNKSQPSVSRSLAMLEKRLGARLFEKGKRPLRPTELCLTLAEQGRVVAKASEAAQTAAELYSRGKAGTARIAGTPIFMDGVISGMLASFQTAFPDVTIHQTYGYLPELSEQLSAGLIDLAICPVNANAVPPKLSFKPILRGRNVIACAPSHPLARKSAFKLEDIAAYPWIAPPAGSPLYEDLRMALQSIGITDFRVSFTGGSLASIFSVMAGSNSLTVLPYSVVFMQSTTKIITALPVKLEHPERELGLLWDPDRPLRPAVKRFHKFLEAEFTGLAQRIDEKGRQDVWRR; via the coding sequence ATGAAGATTGATCCAAATCACCTGCATATGCTGTCTGCCATCATCGACGCGGGCGGGTTGAGCGAAGGCGCTGCCGCACTTAACAAGTCTCAACCAAGCGTTTCTCGTTCTTTGGCGATGCTGGAGAAAAGGCTTGGGGCGCGGTTATTCGAAAAGGGAAAAAGGCCCCTGAGGCCGACAGAGCTTTGCCTGACGCTGGCTGAACAGGGAAGAGTGGTGGCAAAGGCCAGTGAGGCAGCCCAAACCGCTGCAGAGCTGTATTCCAGAGGCAAGGCTGGAACCGCACGCATTGCGGGCACACCAATTTTTATGGACGGCGTTATCTCTGGAATGCTTGCTTCTTTTCAAACAGCCTTTCCCGATGTCACCATTCATCAAACCTATGGGTATTTACCTGAGCTTAGCGAACAGCTCAGCGCTGGCCTGATCGATTTGGCAATCTGCCCGGTCAATGCCAATGCGGTGCCACCGAAGTTGAGTTTCAAGCCAATTTTGCGCGGTAGAAATGTCATAGCATGTGCGCCATCCCACCCGCTCGCACGTAAATCAGCGTTCAAGCTGGAAGATATAGCGGCCTACCCCTGGATCGCGCCACCTGCCGGAAGCCCGCTCTATGAAGACCTGCGCATGGCTCTGCAAAGCATCGGGATTACGGACTTTCGGGTCAGCTTTACCGGTGGCTCGCTTGCATCAATATTCAGCGTGATGGCCGGATCAAATTCTCTCACTGTTTTACCGTATTCCGTCGTCTTCATGCAAAGCACAACGAAGATCATCACAGCGCTGCCGGTGAAACTGGAACACCCCGAAAGAGAGCTTGGGCTTTTGTGGGACCCTGACCGCCCTCTTCGCCCGGCAGTTAAACGGTTCCATAAATTCCTCGAAGCCGAATTTACTGGCTTGGCCCAGCGCATTGATGAAAAAGGCCGCCAAGACGTTTGGCGACGTTGA
- a CDS encoding EAL domain-containing protein — translation MYRLLDCITQDHIYGLVAVAAFICVIGSVLSTHMSSRLTQWKGKRRLVQLPLAGLITGATIWSTHFIAMLAYDPGYAHGYEPVLTGLSLLVGILGSVAANAWLAYGNNRYAPYVAGAIFGLCVAAMHYTGMSAYLLPGRIVWSLPHMVASVLLGAGLGAISYGLIAKRLDGMAGRIWPAATMVLAICLMHFTGMSAVEIRLDSSVVVPPMAISDTAMAMLIFGVTVIILLIAIASASIEVNLEGESRSQLEHAALHDPLTSMPNRMWLARKMDDLATQLAEDETARVAMLTMDLNLFKEVNDLHGHAMGDAVLRRVAWRLSMQLGEGEYVARAGGDEFVAIQVGFRCIEEVLSFAKRLHAAIIEPIDLEEVSLRVGASIGIATTLEDGRDAAQLLHKSDVAMYRAKSETDRPICLFDEEMGRINRNKMQLVHDLRRALENDEFELVYQLQNRLETLAPEGFEVLLRWNHPTRGRVSPEEFIPVAEETGLVRDIGAWVLREACREAAQWDYPYSVAVNVAPQQLVQPSFLENVMDNLFETGLLPQRLELEITEASIIHDQAHTLKVMHKLKALGIRIAMDDFGTGYSSLSMLQTFPFDKIKIDRSFIQDVHKNPQRAAIVRSTLLLGDALDIPVLAEGVESEDELIFLREENCTSSQGYYFGLPMAREDMRRITCKPIDDQEENAA, via the coding sequence ATGTATCGATTATTGGACTGCATTACCCAGGACCATATCTATGGCCTGGTTGCAGTGGCGGCTTTTATTTGCGTCATTGGCTCGGTGCTCTCCACCCATATGTCCTCCCGCTTGACACAATGGAAGGGCAAGCGGCGCCTCGTGCAACTGCCCTTGGCGGGGTTGATTACCGGAGCGACGATCTGGTCGACCCATTTTATCGCAATGCTGGCTTATGACCCAGGCTATGCACATGGCTATGAACCAGTCTTGACCGGTCTGTCGCTCTTGGTGGGGATCTTGGGTTCGGTCGCGGCCAACGCCTGGCTGGCCTATGGCAACAACCGCTATGCGCCCTATGTGGCTGGGGCAATTTTTGGCCTCTGTGTGGCTGCGATGCATTACACTGGCATGAGCGCCTATCTGTTGCCGGGGAGGATTGTCTGGAGCCTGCCGCATATGGTGGCATCTGTTCTATTAGGAGCGGGCTTAGGGGCTATCAGCTACGGGTTGATTGCCAAACGTCTTGATGGGATGGCAGGGCGGATCTGGCCAGCTGCCACTATGGTCTTGGCAATCTGTCTGATGCATTTCACCGGCATGAGCGCGGTGGAGATCCGTCTCGACTCGTCTGTAGTTGTGCCCCCCATGGCGATTTCGGACACCGCTATGGCGATGCTTATTTTTGGTGTCACCGTGATCATCCTGCTGATTGCCATTGCTTCGGCAAGTATCGAGGTCAATCTTGAGGGTGAATCACGCTCGCAACTTGAACACGCAGCCCTGCATGACCCCCTGACCAGTATGCCCAACCGCATGTGGCTGGCCCGCAAAATGGACGACTTGGCGACACAGTTGGCCGAGGATGAAACGGCGCGGGTGGCAATGCTGACGATGGATCTCAACCTCTTTAAGGAGGTGAACGATCTGCACGGTCACGCCATGGGCGATGCAGTGTTGCGCCGGGTCGCTTGGCGATTGAGCATGCAACTGGGGGAGGGCGAATATGTTGCACGGGCGGGTGGCGATGAATTTGTGGCCATACAGGTTGGCTTTCGCTGCATCGAGGAGGTGCTGAGCTTTGCCAAACGGTTGCATGCGGCCATCATCGAGCCTATCGACCTCGAAGAGGTCTCTCTGCGTGTTGGGGCATCCATAGGGATTGCAACGACGCTGGAGGATGGGCGAGATGCAGCCCAGTTGCTGCATAAATCGGATGTGGCGATGTATCGGGCCAAGTCAGAAACCGACCGGCCAATCTGCCTGTTTGATGAGGAAATGGGTCGGATCAACCGCAACAAGATGCAGCTCGTCCATGACCTGCGCAGGGCGCTGGAAAACGACGAATTCGAACTGGTGTATCAGCTGCAGAACCGGTTGGAAACACTGGCGCCAGAAGGGTTCGAGGTTCTGCTGCGCTGGAATCATCCGACCCGCGGACGGGTGTCGCCAGAAGAGTTTATCCCGGTCGCCGAGGAAACCGGCCTGGTGCGCGACATCGGTGCCTGGGTTCTACGGGAGGCCTGCCGCGAGGCAGCTCAATGGGATTACCCCTATAGTGTTGCTGTCAATGTGGCACCGCAGCAGCTGGTACAGCCCTCGTTTCTGGAAAACGTGATGGACAATTTGTTCGAAACTGGCCTGCTGCCGCAGCGTTTGGAACTGGAGATCACCGAGGCCAGCATTATCCACGACCAGGCACATACGCTCAAGGTGATGCACAAGCTGAAGGCGCTGGGTATTCGGATTGCCATGGATGATTTTGGCACCGGCTATTCGTCGCTGTCGATGTTGCAGACCTTCCCCTTTGACAAGATCAAGATTGACCGCAGCTTTATTCAGGATGTGCATAAGAACCCGCAACGTGCCGCGATTGTGCGCTCCACCTTGCTGCTTGGTGATGCACTGGACATTCCGGTACTCGCTGAAGGGGTCGAGAGCGAAGACGAGCTTATATTCCTGCGTGAGGAAAATTGCACCTCAAGCCAGGGCTACTACTTTGGCCTGCCAATGGCCCGCGAGGACATGCGCCGGATCACCTGCAAACCTATTGACGATCAAGAAGAAAATGCCGCGTGA
- a CDS encoding IS5 family transposase, with amino-acid sequence MSSWAPTKYKTTNWSSSNDALKQRGSLAIWFDPEMVWTPPPTGRRGRQCKFSDAAIQTCLTMKVLFGMPLRQTAGFVESLLRLVGLDWSVPDFSTLWRRQKTLNVSLPYFGGTGPLNLLIDSTGIKAEGEGEWNARKHGGPKRRIWRKIHIGIDEETLEVRAVEVTTSNIGDAPMLPELLNQIPPDQDLGSVTADGAYDTRRCHDVIAARGAHAVIPPRKNAKPWKPTRAGAIARNEAVNASRYLGRALWRRWSGYHRRSRVETKMHCVKLLDQSLMAWDFDRQVAEIQVRIAVLNRYTALGIPVTEPVG; translated from the coding sequence ATGAGCAGTTGGGCCCCTACGAAGTATAAGACCACGAATTGGTCGTCTTCCAATGACGCGCTGAAGCAGCGTGGATCGTTGGCGATCTGGTTTGATCCCGAGATGGTTTGGACACCGCCACCGACCGGCAGGCGCGGTCGTCAATGCAAGTTCAGCGATGCCGCGATCCAGACCTGTCTGACCATGAAAGTCCTTTTCGGTATGCCACTGAGGCAGACGGCTGGGTTCGTTGAGAGTCTGTTGCGGCTGGTCGGACTGGATTGGTCCGTGCCCGATTTCAGTACGCTGTGGCGCCGCCAGAAGACGCTGAACGTGAGCTTGCCGTATTTCGGTGGGACTGGCCCACTGAACCTTCTGATCGATAGCACAGGCATCAAGGCAGAGGGCGAAGGTGAATGGAACGCCCGCAAGCATGGCGGCCCCAAGCGACGTATTTGGCGCAAGATACATATCGGGATTGATGAGGAAACGCTGGAGGTTCGCGCGGTAGAGGTCACCACCAGCAACATCGGTGATGCGCCCATGTTGCCTGAACTGCTCAACCAAATCCCACCAGATCAGGACCTTGGGTCAGTGACCGCCGATGGTGCCTACGACACGCGCAGATGCCATGACGTGATTGCAGCACGGGGCGCTCATGCAGTCATTCCGCCGCGCAAGAACGCCAAACCGTGGAAACCCACACGCGCCGGAGCCATCGCAAGAAACGAAGCGGTCAATGCCTCACGATACCTAGGGCGCGCGCTGTGGCGACGATGGAGCGGATACCACCGCCGAAGCCGCGTTGAAACCAAGATGCACTGTGTGAAGCTGCTCGACCAATCGCTGATGGCCTGGGACTTCGACCGGCAGGTAGCGGAAATCCAAGTCCGCATCGCGGTCCTAAACCGCTACACCGCTCTTGGCATACCCGTCACAGAGCCCGTAGGGTAA
- a CDS encoding NADPH:quinone reductase — MKAITYRAYGAATEVLQVEDLPVPGPAAGEVLVDVAFSGVNPSDVKTRTRGQPGLQGFPWDYIIPHSDGSGVISAVGEGVSHSRIGERVWLWNGQFRRPCGTAAQQIALPSEQAVTLPDGVSLEVGAILGIPGLTACHAVFGQGEVAGKTVLVQGGAGTVGLLAVQLAKWGGARVIATCGATGRERALAAGADVVLDYRAKDLAEQILQANSAKPVDLVVEVEFGVNIETDAQVIADNGCIAAYGSAQEMSPSLPFVTLLFKAVRLEIILVYLLTEVERAAAISRLHAALGAGALRFDIQKVYNLSEACHAHEAVEAGARQGAVLIQMDENLAQQD; from the coding sequence ATGAAAGCCATTACATACCGCGCCTATGGCGCTGCTACTGAGGTTTTGCAGGTAGAAGACCTGCCTGTCCCTGGCCCAGCTGCAGGAGAAGTCCTGGTGGATGTTGCCTTCTCCGGGGTGAACCCGTCGGATGTCAAAACCCGCACCCGCGGGCAGCCAGGGCTGCAGGGGTTTCCCTGGGACTACATCATTCCCCACAGCGACGGGTCCGGTGTTATCTCAGCCGTGGGAGAGGGGGTTTCTCACAGCCGCATTGGTGAGCGGGTATGGCTCTGGAATGGCCAGTTCCGCCGCCCCTGCGGCACCGCCGCGCAACAGATCGCACTGCCGTCTGAGCAGGCCGTTACCTTACCTGATGGGGTGAGCCTGGAGGTGGGGGCTATCCTGGGAATTCCCGGGCTGACGGCCTGTCATGCTGTTTTTGGCCAGGGTGAGGTCGCAGGCAAGACCGTTTTGGTGCAGGGCGGGGCAGGCACCGTTGGGCTTTTGGCGGTGCAACTGGCCAAATGGGGCGGCGCCCGCGTCATTGCGACCTGCGGAGCCACTGGCCGGGAACGTGCGCTTGCTGCTGGTGCAGATGTGGTGTTGGACTATCGTGCCAAAGATCTGGCCGAGCAAATTCTGCAAGCCAACAGCGCCAAACCGGTGGATCTCGTTGTCGAGGTTGAGTTTGGCGTCAACATTGAAACAGATGCGCAGGTGATTGCCGACAATGGCTGTATCGCGGCCTATGGCTCTGCCCAGGAAATGTCACCAAGCCTTCCCTTTGTGACGCTTCTTTTTAAGGCTGTTCGCCTGGAAATCATCCTCGTCTATTTGCTCACCGAGGTAGAAAGAGCCGCAGCGATCTCCCGATTGCATGCCGCCTTGGGGGCTGGGGCACTGCGCTTTGATATTCAAAAGGTCTACAATTTATCAGAGGCTTGCCACGCTCATGAGGCCGTAGAGGCAGGGGCACGGCAAGGCGCGGTGTTGATCCAGATGGATGAAAACTTGGCGCAACAGGACTAG
- a CDS encoding transcriptional regulator, whose product MSILLRVGQFGAFNVAQGDGTPIPLGAKHQALLALLCMAESGVRTRAFLEQTLWSLAQPEQAKASLRTALSTLRRHLGPAIAPVISANRERVTLDLSRVAFEDCARDAEFMEGFELPYEANFARWLQHTRIEIGRSSARNGKPPQQERRPRPESLLPLIAVLPFVQLAPGEDASPLGSLISEELSRSLSRSQAFTVTSYLASRQFDLARVRPSEVSAVAGVKYLVSGSVRANGQVMSTEIELHDAEREQVIWSRHFEGPLPDLMAGRSEALCEATRQIGQTLVGEAVRISAFKPLSSLEGHMLLMAAISMMQEMTADRFGRAREILKVLLDRDPKHPLVLTWMGFWHVLRVQKGFSSDRQMDAGLASQYAGAALAADPSFSLAHTLRGAISSHLLFDFDMAQNSYDLALKDNPNEALAILLKGATWAYQGHPVEAVELTDAARRLTPLGPQKYYFDSVSASANLSAHNYDRALQLAERSLQANATYPASLRTKAIALQLSGRSGEAREAVQNLLATSPKFNLTQYHREHPGAASLEGHEWADALKQAGVPA is encoded by the coding sequence ATGAGTATTCTGCTTCGCGTCGGCCAGTTTGGAGCTTTTAATGTTGCCCAGGGCGATGGTACGCCTATCCCGTTGGGAGCAAAGCATCAGGCGCTATTAGCCTTGTTGTGCATGGCTGAGTCGGGGGTTCGAACCCGCGCTTTTTTGGAGCAGACCCTGTGGAGTTTGGCGCAGCCCGAACAGGCCAAAGCCAGCCTTAGAACCGCCTTGTCCACACTCAGGCGCCATTTGGGGCCTGCGATAGCACCGGTGATTAGTGCCAATCGGGAGAGGGTGACATTAGACCTGAGCAGAGTTGCCTTTGAGGACTGCGCCCGCGACGCTGAATTCATGGAAGGGTTTGAACTGCCCTATGAGGCAAATTTTGCTCGGTGGCTGCAACACACCCGGATCGAGATAGGCCGGAGTTCGGCCCGCAATGGCAAGCCGCCTCAGCAAGAACGACGCCCAAGACCCGAGAGCCTGTTGCCGCTGATCGCGGTGCTTCCCTTTGTACAATTGGCACCAGGTGAAGATGCCTCCCCGCTGGGATCACTGATTTCAGAGGAGCTGTCGCGCAGCCTGTCGCGCAGTCAGGCCTTTACTGTCACTTCCTATTTGGCATCCCGTCAATTTGATTTGGCGCGGGTGCGCCCGTCGGAGGTTTCGGCTGTTGCGGGGGTGAAATACCTTGTTTCCGGCTCCGTGCGGGCAAACGGGCAGGTCATGTCCACCGAGATCGAACTTCACGATGCTGAGCGGGAGCAGGTGATCTGGTCGCGGCATTTTGAGGGGCCATTGCCAGATTTGATGGCTGGCCGGAGTGAGGCCCTATGCGAGGCGACCCGCCAAATTGGCCAGACCCTGGTTGGAGAGGCGGTGCGGATTTCGGCCTTTAAACCGCTCTCCAGTCTCGAAGGGCATATGCTGTTGATGGCGGCGATTTCCATGATGCAGGAGATGACCGCTGACCGCTTTGGCCGTGCCCGTGAAATTCTGAAGGTTCTGTTGGATCGCGACCCCAAACATCCCCTGGTGCTGACCTGGATGGGCTTCTGGCACGTGCTGCGGGTTCAGAAGGGCTTTTCCAGTGATCGTCAGATGGATGCAGGGCTGGCCAGCCAATATGCCGGCGCCGCGCTGGCAGCTGATCCTTCCTTTTCTTTGGCACATACGTTGAGGGGGGCAATTTCCAGCCATCTGCTGTTTGATTTTGACATGGCGCAGAACTCCTATGACCTGGCGCTAAAGGATAACCCAAACGAAGCTTTGGCAATCTTGCTGAAGGGGGCAACTTGGGCCTACCAGGGGCATCCGGTCGAGGCGGTTGAACTCACTGATGCGGCGCGGCGGCTTACCCCCCTGGGTCCGCAGAAATATTATTTCGACTCGGTCTCTGCCTCCGCCAACCTGTCCGCCCACAACTACGACCGCGCCCTTCAGCTGGCTGAGCGGTCGCTGCAAGCCAATGCCACCTATCCGGCCAGTTTGCGTACCAAGGCAATTGCACTGCAGCTTTCTGGCCGCTCAGGTGAGGCGCGCGAGGCAGTTCAGAACCTTTTGGCGACGTCCCCCAAGTTCAACCTGACCCAATACCACCGGGAACACCCAGGCGCCGCCTCGCTGGAGGGGCATGAATGGGCCGATGCCCTGAAACAGGCGGGTGTTCCAGCCTGA
- a CDS encoding MBL fold metallo-hydrolase, which yields MTVKRREFITGVSAAMSAGLLLPAASWAKTGMSRSLTLGEMQVTTLSDGHLTLPRSLLFASLDPEAVDQILQARGIAAGPMHPPLNVTLLRHAGRLVLFDAGSGPGFQNTAGQLTAALDAAGVTPDEISHVVFTHCHPDHLWGVLDDFDDPLFPNAQYLMGEDEWAYWFDPNTASTISGDRASMAVGALRRLEVMEERLSRFGDGQEILPGVAAHASHGHTPGHMSFELRDGQQSLLIGGDAIGNHHVSFAQPEWAIGTDQDANLAAKTRLRLLDMLSHDQMQLIGYHLPKGGIGRVEKAPTGYRFISSFEE from the coding sequence ATGACAGTGAAACGTCGCGAGTTTATCACAGGCGTGTCTGCCGCCATGTCTGCGGGACTGTTGCTGCCAGCAGCCAGCTGGGCAAAAACAGGGATGTCCAGGTCGCTTACACTTGGAGAAATGCAAGTAACCACCCTGTCAGACGGGCATTTGACCCTGCCACGCTCGTTGCTTTTTGCGAGTCTAGACCCGGAGGCCGTGGACCAGATCCTGCAGGCGCGCGGGATCGCTGCAGGCCCGATGCATCCGCCACTCAATGTGACGCTGTTGCGCCATGCGGGACGGCTGGTGCTGTTTGATGCTGGGTCCGGCCCAGGTTTTCAAAACACCGCCGGGCAATTGACAGCGGCGCTGGACGCCGCAGGGGTTACCCCGGACGAGATAAGCCACGTTGTCTTTACCCATTGTCACCCGGATCATCTTTGGGGCGTTCTGGATGATTTTGACGACCCCTTGTTTCCCAATGCCCAATACCTGATGGGAGAGGACGAATGGGCCTATTGGTTTGATCCCAACACAGCCTCGACAATTTCTGGGGATCGCGCTTCAATGGCGGTGGGCGCTCTCCGGCGGCTGGAGGTCATGGAAGAGCGTCTCAGCAGATTTGGCGATGGCCAGGAGATCCTGCCTGGGGTCGCAGCCCATGCAAGCCATGGGCATACGCCAGGGCACATGTCGTTTGAGCTGCGAGATGGGCAACAAAGCCTTCTTATCGGTGGAGACGCAATTGGCAATCACCACGTCAGCTTTGCGCAGCCGGAATGGGCGATTGGCACGGATCAGGACGCTAATCTGGCGGCAAAAACCCGGCTCCGTTTGCTGGATATGCTGTCACATGATCAGATGCAGCTGATTGGCTATCATTTGCCAAAGGGTGGCATTGGCAGGGTTGAAAAGGCGCCAACCGGTTACCGCTTTATCTCCAGTTTTGAAGAGTAG